One Vespa velutina chromosome 12, iVesVel2.1, whole genome shotgun sequence DNA window includes the following coding sequences:
- the LOC124953286 gene encoding glutaminase liver isoform, mitochondrial isoform X5, producing the protein MFTHIKSAKYLIMPYIDVNDRNLKVKYIDSYMDYSIRSKIACSIWLEKKNEKSSMVLARFLSEYSFIHDSHYMYTKDQDHASNAEDVLFDMFKNEETGLLSVGKFLAALRATGLRKNDPRLQEFSDNLKKEHSKSGGHEGVSYETQRLDREQFRRIVNPNIVLISRAFRHQFIIPDWQGFTKHIEDFYWKCKSNTEGKVASYIPQLARMSPDYWGVSVCTIDGQRFSIGDTSIPFTLQSCSKPLTYAIALDRLGQEVVHQYVGQEPSGRNFNELVLDYNKKPHNPMINAGAILVCSLLKSLIKPEMTLAEKFDFTMNYFKRLAGDENFSFNNAVFLSEREAADRNYALGFYMREHKCYPDKTNLREIMDFYFQCCSMEANCETMAVMAATLANGGICPITEEKVLKPDSVRDVLSLMHSCGMYDYSGQFAFKVGIPAKSGVSGSLLVVIPNVMGICTWSPPLDLLGNSCRGVQFCEELVTEFNFHSSYYDHRYDNLKHATNKKDPRRHKYETKGLSIVNLLFSAASGDVPAMRRHRLSGMDMTLSDYDGRTALHLAASEGHLDCVEFLIEQCNVPHDPKDRWGKRPIDEAKNFGHMQVVEYLNNYALVHKTESEHVENKENEVNEEKSSEKIGQSPLP; encoded by the exons ATGTTCACCCACAT aaaaagtgcgaaatatttaatcatgCCGTATATCGACGTAAATGATCGAAATTTGAaggtaaaatatattgattcaTACATGGATTATTCGATAAGATCAAAGATCGCTTGTTCGATATggttagagaagaaaaatgaaaaatcgtcaATGGTGTTAGCACGATTTCTTAG cGAATACAGCTTCATTCATGACAGTCATTACATGTA cACGAAAGATCAAGATCATGCATCAAATGCTGAAGATGTACTCTTTGATATGTTCAAAAATGAGGAAACTGGTCTTCTCTCGGTTGGCAAGTTTCTCGCT GCTTTGAGGGCGACCggtttaagaaaaaatgatcCTCGACTTCAAGAATTTTCGGACAATTTGAAGAAGGAACATTCGAAAAGTGGAGGACACGAAGGTGTGTCATACGAGACGCAGAGATTAGACAGGGAACAATTTAGAAG AATCGTAAATCCGAACATAGTGTTAATATCACGAGCATTCAGGCATCAGTTCATTATACCAGATTGGCAAGGTTTCACAAAACACATAGAAGATTTTTATTGGAAATGTAAATCGAATACAGAGGGCAAGGTTGCTTCGTACATTCCACAGTTAGCAAGAATGAGCCCGGATTATTGGGGAGTCTCAGTTTGTACGATAGATGGTCAAAGGTTCAGTATCGGAGATACCTCAATTCCATTTACGTTACAAAGTTGCAGTAAACCATTGACATACGCGATAGCTTTGGATAGGCTAGGACAAGAAGTCGTTCATCAGTATGTTGGTCAAGAACCATCGGGAAGGAATTTCAACGAGCTCGTTTTGGATTACAATA AAAAACCGCATAATCCGATGATCAATGCCGGCGCTATATTAGTTTGCTCGCTCTTGAAGTCTCTCATAAAACCCGAAATGACATTGGCGGAGAAGTTCGATTTTactatgaattatttcaagaGATTGGCAGGAGACGAAAATTTTAGTTTCAACAATGCAGTTTTCTTGTCGGAACGTGAAGCTGCCGATAGAAATTATGCTCTCGGCTTTTACATGAGAGAACACAAGTGTTACCCAGATAAAACGAATCTCCGTGAGATCATGGACTTTTACTTTCAA TGCTGTTCAATGGAAGCAAATTGTGAAACTATGGCCGTAATGGCGGCGACATTAGCGAACGGTGGTATATGTCCTATTACTGAAGAGAAGGTCCTTAAACCGGATAGCGTTCGAGATGTACTTAGTCTGATGCATAGTTGTGGAATGTATGATTACAGTGGTCAATTTGCATTCAAg gTTGGAATACCAGCAAAATCTGGAGTATCTGGAAGTCTCCTTGTAGTTATACCAAATGTGATGGGTATCTGCACGTGGTCACCACCTTTAGATCTTCTTGGCAATTCTTGCCGAGGCGTACAATTTTGCGAAGAACTCGTGACCGAGTTTAATTTCCATAG TAGCTACTATGATCATAGGTACGATAATCTGAAGCACGCGACCAACAAGAAAGATCCGAGAAGGCACAAGTACGAAACGAAGGGCCTATCCATAGTCAATCTTCTCTTCAGTGCTGCCAGTGGTGATGTTCCTGCAATGAGAAG ACATCGATTGAGTGGTATGGACATGACATTGTCCGATTATGACGGAAGGACAGCTTTACATTTGGCCGCTAGCGAAGGTCATTTGGATTGCGTTGAATTCCTGATCGAACAATGCAACGTACCTCATGATCCTAAAGACAG atggGGTAAACGACCAATAGATGAGGCGAAAAATTTCGGTCACATGCAGGTCGtagaatatttaaacaattatgcGCTTGTACACAAAACCGAAAGCGAGCACgtggaaaataaagagaacgaaGTGAATGAGGAAAAGTCTTCTGAAAAGATTGGCCAGTCACCATTACCGTAA
- the LOC124953286 gene encoding glutaminase kidney isoform, mitochondrial isoform X12 — MNDYEYGGYYIDDLIAFNEITFARNYSIYGTKDQDHASNAEDVLFDMFKNEETGLLSVGKFLAALRATGLRKNDPRLQEFSDNLKKEHSKSGGHEGVSYETQRLDREQFRRIVNPNIVLISRAFRHQFIIPDWQGFTKHIEDFYWKCKSNTEGKVASYIPQLARMSPDYWGVSVCTIDGQRFSIGDTSIPFTLQSCSKPLTYAIALDRLGQEVVHQYVGQEPSGRNFNELVLDYNKKPHNPMINAGAILVCSLLKSLIKPEMTLAEKFDFTMNYFKRLAGDENFSFNNAVFLSEREAADRNYALGFYMREHKCYPDKTNLREIMDFYFQCCSMEANCETMAVMAATLANGGICPITEEKVLKPDSVRDVLSLMHSCGMYDYSGQFAFKVGIPAKSGVSGSLLVVIPNVMGICTWSPPLDLLGNSCRGVQFCEELVTEFNFHSSYYDHRYDNLKHATNKKDPRRHKYETKGLSIVNLLFSAASGDVPAMRRHRLSGMDMTLSDYDGRTALHLAASEGHLDCVEFLIEQCNVPHDPKDRWGKRPIDEAKNFGHMQVVEYLNNYALVHKTESEHVENKENEVNEEKSSEKIGQSPLP, encoded by the exons atgaacgaTTATGAATATGGCGGTTATTACATCGATGATTTAATTGCGTTTAACGAAATAACTTTTGCaagaaattattcgatttatgG cACGAAAGATCAAGATCATGCATCAAATGCTGAAGATGTACTCTTTGATATGTTCAAAAATGAGGAAACTGGTCTTCTCTCGGTTGGCAAGTTTCTCGCT GCTTTGAGGGCGACCggtttaagaaaaaatgatcCTCGACTTCAAGAATTTTCGGACAATTTGAAGAAGGAACATTCGAAAAGTGGAGGACACGAAGGTGTGTCATACGAGACGCAGAGATTAGACAGGGAACAATTTAGAAG AATCGTAAATCCGAACATAGTGTTAATATCACGAGCATTCAGGCATCAGTTCATTATACCAGATTGGCAAGGTTTCACAAAACACATAGAAGATTTTTATTGGAAATGTAAATCGAATACAGAGGGCAAGGTTGCTTCGTACATTCCACAGTTAGCAAGAATGAGCCCGGATTATTGGGGAGTCTCAGTTTGTACGATAGATGGTCAAAGGTTCAGTATCGGAGATACCTCAATTCCATTTACGTTACAAAGTTGCAGTAAACCATTGACATACGCGATAGCTTTGGATAGGCTAGGACAAGAAGTCGTTCATCAGTATGTTGGTCAAGAACCATCGGGAAGGAATTTCAACGAGCTCGTTTTGGATTACAATA AAAAACCGCATAATCCGATGATCAATGCCGGCGCTATATTAGTTTGCTCGCTCTTGAAGTCTCTCATAAAACCCGAAATGACATTGGCGGAGAAGTTCGATTTTactatgaattatttcaagaGATTGGCAGGAGACGAAAATTTTAGTTTCAACAATGCAGTTTTCTTGTCGGAACGTGAAGCTGCCGATAGAAATTATGCTCTCGGCTTTTACATGAGAGAACACAAGTGTTACCCAGATAAAACGAATCTCCGTGAGATCATGGACTTTTACTTTCAA TGCTGTTCAATGGAAGCAAATTGTGAAACTATGGCCGTAATGGCGGCGACATTAGCGAACGGTGGTATATGTCCTATTACTGAAGAGAAGGTCCTTAAACCGGATAGCGTTCGAGATGTACTTAGTCTGATGCATAGTTGTGGAATGTATGATTACAGTGGTCAATTTGCATTCAAg gTTGGAATACCAGCAAAATCTGGAGTATCTGGAAGTCTCCTTGTAGTTATACCAAATGTGATGGGTATCTGCACGTGGTCACCACCTTTAGATCTTCTTGGCAATTCTTGCCGAGGCGTACAATTTTGCGAAGAACTCGTGACCGAGTTTAATTTCCATAG TAGCTACTATGATCATAGGTACGATAATCTGAAGCACGCGACCAACAAGAAAGATCCGAGAAGGCACAAGTACGAAACGAAGGGCCTATCCATAGTCAATCTTCTCTTCAGTGCTGCCAGTGGTGATGTTCCTGCAATGAGAAG ACATCGATTGAGTGGTATGGACATGACATTGTCCGATTATGACGGAAGGACAGCTTTACATTTGGCCGCTAGCGAAGGTCATTTGGATTGCGTTGAATTCCTGATCGAACAATGCAACGTACCTCATGATCCTAAAGACAG atggGGTAAACGACCAATAGATGAGGCGAAAAATTTCGGTCACATGCAGGTCGtagaatatttaaacaattatgcGCTTGTACACAAAACCGAAAGCGAGCACgtggaaaataaagagaacgaaGTGAATGAGGAAAAGTCTTCTGAAAAGATTGGCCAGTCACCATTACCGTAA
- the LOC124953286 gene encoding glutaminase kidney isoform, mitochondrial isoform X13: MFTHITKDQDHASNAEDVLFDMFKNEETGLLSVGKFLAALRATGLRKNDPRLQEFSDNLKKEHSKSGGHEGVSYETQRLDREQFRRIVNPNIVLISRAFRHQFIIPDWQGFTKHIEDFYWKCKSNTEGKVASYIPQLARMSPDYWGVSVCTIDGQRFSIGDTSIPFTLQSCSKPLTYAIALDRLGQEVVHQYVGQEPSGRNFNELVLDYNKKPHNPMINAGAILVCSLLKSLIKPEMTLAEKFDFTMNYFKRLAGDENFSFNNAVFLSEREAADRNYALGFYMREHKCYPDKTNLREIMDFYFQCCSMEANCETMAVMAATLANGGICPITEEKVLKPDSVRDVLSLMHSCGMYDYSGQFAFKVGIPAKSGVSGSLLVVIPNVMGICTWSPPLDLLGNSCRGVQFCEELVTEFNFHSSYYDHRYDNLKHATNKKDPRRHKYETKGLSIVNLLFSAASGDVPAMRRHRLSGMDMTLSDYDGRTALHLAASEGHLDCVEFLIEQCNVPHDPKDRWGKRPIDEAKNFGHMQVVEYLNNYALVHKTESEHVENKENEVNEEKSSEKIGQSPLP; encoded by the exons ATGTTCACCCACAT cACGAAAGATCAAGATCATGCATCAAATGCTGAAGATGTACTCTTTGATATGTTCAAAAATGAGGAAACTGGTCTTCTCTCGGTTGGCAAGTTTCTCGCT GCTTTGAGGGCGACCggtttaagaaaaaatgatcCTCGACTTCAAGAATTTTCGGACAATTTGAAGAAGGAACATTCGAAAAGTGGAGGACACGAAGGTGTGTCATACGAGACGCAGAGATTAGACAGGGAACAATTTAGAAG AATCGTAAATCCGAACATAGTGTTAATATCACGAGCATTCAGGCATCAGTTCATTATACCAGATTGGCAAGGTTTCACAAAACACATAGAAGATTTTTATTGGAAATGTAAATCGAATACAGAGGGCAAGGTTGCTTCGTACATTCCACAGTTAGCAAGAATGAGCCCGGATTATTGGGGAGTCTCAGTTTGTACGATAGATGGTCAAAGGTTCAGTATCGGAGATACCTCAATTCCATTTACGTTACAAAGTTGCAGTAAACCATTGACATACGCGATAGCTTTGGATAGGCTAGGACAAGAAGTCGTTCATCAGTATGTTGGTCAAGAACCATCGGGAAGGAATTTCAACGAGCTCGTTTTGGATTACAATA AAAAACCGCATAATCCGATGATCAATGCCGGCGCTATATTAGTTTGCTCGCTCTTGAAGTCTCTCATAAAACCCGAAATGACATTGGCGGAGAAGTTCGATTTTactatgaattatttcaagaGATTGGCAGGAGACGAAAATTTTAGTTTCAACAATGCAGTTTTCTTGTCGGAACGTGAAGCTGCCGATAGAAATTATGCTCTCGGCTTTTACATGAGAGAACACAAGTGTTACCCAGATAAAACGAATCTCCGTGAGATCATGGACTTTTACTTTCAA TGCTGTTCAATGGAAGCAAATTGTGAAACTATGGCCGTAATGGCGGCGACATTAGCGAACGGTGGTATATGTCCTATTACTGAAGAGAAGGTCCTTAAACCGGATAGCGTTCGAGATGTACTTAGTCTGATGCATAGTTGTGGAATGTATGATTACAGTGGTCAATTTGCATTCAAg gTTGGAATACCAGCAAAATCTGGAGTATCTGGAAGTCTCCTTGTAGTTATACCAAATGTGATGGGTATCTGCACGTGGTCACCACCTTTAGATCTTCTTGGCAATTCTTGCCGAGGCGTACAATTTTGCGAAGAACTCGTGACCGAGTTTAATTTCCATAG TAGCTACTATGATCATAGGTACGATAATCTGAAGCACGCGACCAACAAGAAAGATCCGAGAAGGCACAAGTACGAAACGAAGGGCCTATCCATAGTCAATCTTCTCTTCAGTGCTGCCAGTGGTGATGTTCCTGCAATGAGAAG ACATCGATTGAGTGGTATGGACATGACATTGTCCGATTATGACGGAAGGACAGCTTTACATTTGGCCGCTAGCGAAGGTCATTTGGATTGCGTTGAATTCCTGATCGAACAATGCAACGTACCTCATGATCCTAAAGACAG atggGGTAAACGACCAATAGATGAGGCGAAAAATTTCGGTCACATGCAGGTCGtagaatatttaaacaattatgcGCTTGTACACAAAACCGAAAGCGAGCACgtggaaaataaagagaacgaaGTGAATGAGGAAAAGTCTTCTGAAAAGATTGGCCAGTCACCATTACCGTAA